Part of the Arsenicicoccus sp. oral taxon 190 genome, CCCGCCAGGACCCGCCCGAAGGGCTGCTGCGCGGGCCCGAGCACCGTTGCGCCGGAGTGGTTCTCGAATCCGACGACCTCGCCCCACTCCGTGTCCAGGACGATGCCGCCGATCATGCGGGTCGGGTTGCCGGTCGTGGTGACGTCGAGGATGCCGAGGCCGGGGAGCCGCTGGCCCTCGACGGTGATGAAGGCGTTGCCGAAGAGCTGGTACATCCCGCAGATCGCGAGCATCGGGCAGCCGTCGGCGGCCAGCTCGACGAGGCGGTCGCCGACGCGCGCTAGGTCGTCCTCGACCCGGGCCTGCCCGGAGTCCTGGCCGCCGCCGCCGACGACGAGGTGCGGCTCGTCGGGCAGCCGATCGCCGGGGGCGTGCCCGACCACCTCGACGTCGTAGCCGTGCCACCGCAGCCGCGACGCGAGCGCGCGGGTGTTGCCGAGGTCGCCGTAGATGCTCATCTCGCGGGGGTAGAGGTGGACGAGGGTGACGGTGCCCTTGCTCCTGCGGTCGCCGGCCCCGCTCGCGATGTCGCTCATCAGGCCTTCGCCTCCTCGCCGAAGTCGGGCAGGTCGTAGCGCTGGGCGAGCACGCGCCGCAGCGCCATCATCGCCGTGTAGGTGCAGAAGATCCGCTTGGGCTCGTCGGGGTGCTCGGCCAGGAAGAGGTCCAGCGCCGCCTCGAGCTCGGGCTCCACCGCCGCCACCGCGACGTCGTCGTAGCGCAGCCGCAGCGCCATGTCGTAGGCCCGCACCCCGCTCGTGACCGCGACGCCGAGATCGCGGAGGGACTCGAAGCTCACGTCATACAGCCAGGAGACGTCCTGCCCGTCGGCGTAGTTGTCGTTGATCGCGATCATCGACGCGACGGGGGTCGTGCCGTAGGTCCCGAGCGCGACGGTGAACCCGGCCGGGTTCTTGACGAGCACCAGCTCGAGCGCCTGCCCGTCCACCTCGACGACCTCGCCGCGCCCGAAGGGCGGCGTCACCTGCCGCAGCGCCTCAGCCGCGGTCGTATGCCGGAACTCCGCCCCGAGCAGCAGCCGCACGAGCGAGGTCGCCGCGGTCGCGTTGATCATCGCGGCGAGCCCTCGCTGGCGCAGCGTCACCGGCCCGACGTCGTGGCCGTCGCCGAAGCGGATCCAGAAGGCGTGGTCGTCGACCGGCTCGAGGAGGCCGTCGGTCGGGCCCGGGTCGGGCACCTGGTCCGCCTCGGCGAACCGGACGTCCGCCTCCTGCAGCTCGGGCAGCCGGTCGGCGATGACGGGCGCGACGCCGAACCACCGCACCTCCACGCCGGCGAGGACGTGCTCGTCCACGCGGGAGATGAAGGAGTCGTCGCGGTTGAGCACGACGCCGCGGGTGGTCTGCTCCGCGAGGCGGGTGAGGAGCTTGGCGGTGTAGTCGATCTCGGCGAACCGGTCCAGCTGGTCCCGCGCGACGTTGAGCAGCATCGCGTAGGTCGGGCGCACGACCTCGGCGAACTTCAGGGCGTGCGCCTCGTCGAGCTCGAGCACGGCGATGTCGGCGTCGACGCGGCCGGTCAGCGGCAGCTCGGCGAGCATCGAGGAGATCACGCCGCGGGTGAAGTTGGACCCGGTGGGGTTGGTCAGGACGCGCAGGCCGTGGGCCCGCAGCAGCGCCACCACCATCTTGGTGGTGGTCGTCTTGCCGTTGGTGCCGCTGATGACGACGATGCCCCGCGGCAGGCCACCGAGGGTCGACCGTAGGAAGCTGGGGTCGATGCGCTCCGCCACCAGCCCCGGGAGCGCCGAGCCGCCGCTGCCACCGCCCCGCAGCCGCGAGGCCCTCCGAGCGAGCTTGCCTGCCGCGATCGCGGCCGTCGTCCTCAACACGCCCGTCACCCTACCGTCGGGCCCCCGGCCCAGGCCGTATGCCGACCCGCCCGGCGGACCGGGCACCCCGCCACAAACTGATCACCTGGGCGTCATCCTCACGACACGTGGCGGTCCCGAACGCACCGTCACGCGGGGTTACGGTCGTGATCTCCCAGCGACGACGCCGTCGCCCCCGCACCGCCCACAGGAGCCCCCCATCATGCGCGTCCACCTGCGCGCCGTCACCCGCCTGAGCGCCGTCGCGCTGCTCGCGGGCGCCGGCCTCACCGTCCCCGTCGCGGCGCAGGCCGTCGACCAGGCCAGCCCCGTCGTGATCTCCGAGGTCTTCGGCGGAGGCGGCAACACCGGCGCCCCCTACCGCAACGACTTCGTCGAGCTCTACAACTCCTCGGACCAGCCCGTCAGCCTCGACGGCTGGTCGGTGCAGTACGCCTCCGCCACCGGCACGTCCTGGCAGCGCACGGCCCTGACCGGCACCATCGCCCCGCACAGCACCTACGTGGTCGCCGAGGCCGCGGGCGCCAACACCGCCGCCGCTGCCCTGCCGCGCACGGACGTGCAGGGCACCATCGCGATGTCGGGCACGGCCGGCCGGATCGCCCTCGTCAGCACCGCCGCTGCCCTGACCTGCGGCGCCGACTGCGACGCGGCCCCCGGCGTGGTCGACTACGTCGGGTGGGGCACCGCGACCGACTACGTCGTGGCCGCCGCCCCCGCCACCACCAACGCGACGTCGATCTCACGCACCCTGCCCACGC contains:
- a CDS encoding type 1 glutamine amidotransferase is translated as MSDIASGAGDRRSKGTVTLVHLYPREMSIYGDLGNTRALASRLRWHGYDVEVVGHAPGDRLPDEPHLVVGGGGQDSGQARVEDDLARVGDRLVELAADGCPMLAICGMYQLFGNAFITVEGQRLPGLGILDVTTTGNPTRMIGGIVLDTEWGEVVGFENHSGATVLGPAQQPFGRVLAGRGNNGTDGTEGARTHHVIGTYLHGPILPANPTLADALVGWAAERATGRPFEPVEIDDAYADHARTRQVRRLLAADRRR
- a CDS encoding Mur ligase family protein; the protein is MLRTTAAIAAGKLARRASRLRGGGSGGSALPGLVAERIDPSFLRSTLGGLPRGIVVISGTNGKTTTTKMVVALLRAHGLRVLTNPTGSNFTRGVISSMLAELPLTGRVDADIAVLELDEAHALKFAEVVRPTYAMLLNVARDQLDRFAEIDYTAKLLTRLAEQTTRGVVLNRDDSFISRVDEHVLAGVEVRWFGVAPVIADRLPELQEADVRFAEADQVPDPGPTDGLLEPVDDHAFWIRFGDGHDVGPVTLRQRGLAAMINATAATSLVRLLLGAEFRHTTAAEALRQVTPPFGRGEVVEVDGQALELVLVKNPAGFTVALGTYGTTPVASMIAINDNYADGQDVSWLYDVSFESLRDLGVAVTSGVRAYDMALRLRYDDVAVAAVEPELEAALDLFLAEHPDEPKRIFCTYTAMMALRRVLAQRYDLPDFGEEAKA